In Vicia villosa cultivar HV-30 ecotype Madison, WI unplaced genomic scaffold, Vvil1.0 ctg.000832F_1_1, whole genome shotgun sequence, the following proteins share a genomic window:
- the LOC131631491 gene encoding uncharacterized protein LOC131631491 translates to MVDFESLLEHGFNVKETMLVQGWSNYFERLIGPVYPHLVMDFWKHATVTPTAIISFVLGHEIVITEKLIRKLYNLDDSEGITCAEPGRVPWEKVDEELSAFKASPNQTTLLKPFYKVWAEIILETFYHRKRAITAKYVSQDHKYALFCIGKGIKVSLSSILFQHLKTNVEESRDAECKKFPEFKKNTIPLARMISDILVESDLMNALRDVDTPKFFTVLQGHVLNALDLKRILLIPEVTSTPRIAPDILTRRSPVENFSQLFKEELHKSVKRYLKTCVLAQSYVDRAWIRGRTLPSLVELKKKEQKKKEKRLKRKASEAESKAAKKPKLSYDPDKVHSKEYREKRIRDSLRALRVASSFE, encoded by the coding sequence ATGGTGGACTTTGAAAGTCTTCTGGAACATGGTTTCAATGTCAAGGAGACGATGCTGGttcaaggatggtcaaactatttTGAGAGActgattggaccagtttatcctcacTTGGTAATGGATTTCTGGAAGCATGCAACCGTTACTCCTACTGCTATCATCTCttttgtgctagggcatgaaatTGTTATAACGGAGAAGTTGATAAGGAAACTTTATAATCTTGATGATTCAGAAGGAATCACATGCGCTGAGCCTGGTAGAGTTCCTTGGGAGAAAGTTGATGAAGAACTGTCTGCCTTTAAAGCTTCACCAAATCAAACTACATTGTTGAAGCCGTTCTACAAAGtttgggctgaaattattctggaGACTTTCTATCATAGAAAGAGAGCTATCACTGCCAAGTATGTGAGTCAGGATCACAAGtatgctctcttctgcattgggaaAGGTATTAAAGTCTCTCTCTCATCTATTCTATTTCAACATCTGAAAACGAATGTTGAAGAATCTAGAGATGCGGAATGCAAGAAGTTTCCCGAGTTCAAGAAGAACACTATTCCTCTTgctagaatgatctcagatattctagTAGAGAGTGATTTGATGAATGCTCTAAGAGATGTTGACACACCAAAGTTCTTTACTGTCCTTCAAGGACATGTTCTGAATGCGCTTGATCTTAAAAGGATACTGCTGATTCCGGAGGTAACTTCTACTCCAAGAATAGCTCCAGATATTTTGACCAGAAGATCTCCTGTTGAGAACTTCTCACAGCTATTCAAAGAAGAGCTACACAAGTCTGTTAAGCGCTACTTGAAGACATGTGTTCTTGCTCAATCTTATGTTGATCGTGCATGGATCAGAGGACGAACTCTTCCATCGTTGGTTGagttaaagaagaaagaacagaagaagaaggaaaagagattAAAAAGAAAAGCTTCAGAAGCAGAATCAAAGGCAGCCAAGAAGCCAAAGCTatcctatgatcctgacaaggttcATTCCAAAGAGTATCGAGAGAAGCGCATTAGGGATTCTCTTCGTGCCTTGAGAGTTGCTAGTTCTTTTGAGA